One segment of Anastrepha obliqua isolate idAnaObli1 chromosome 3, idAnaObli1_1.0, whole genome shotgun sequence DNA contains the following:
- the LOC129241454 gene encoding uncharacterized protein LOC129241454, with amino-acid sequence MGEVNELNNEFDCLLEKLECIHQHLNFREKSIVTEWIKKLKKSNETLDELKLRLDFIEYFINCWKCGIFSSEPFNKVPQPNTPLHKLRYMLPPDHKIRSVDATSDEQRRLYIEEMFESMPDRGAFLSDQPVPLDGTFFLVLINQK; translated from the exons atggGCGAAGTCAATGAGCTAAATAATGAATTCGATTGCTTACTGGAGAAACTGGAATGTATTCATCAACACTTGAATTTCCGCGAAAAGTCCATTGTTACCGAATGGATAAAAAAGCTAAAGAAGTCGAATGAAACTTTGGACGAACTAAAACTGCGTTtagattttattgaatattttatcaACTGCTGGAAGTGCGGCATCTTTAGCTCGGAGCCCTTCAATAAAGTACCACAGCCGAACACCCCGTTGCACAAGTTGCGATATATGTTG CCACCCGACCACAAAATTCGCAGTGTTGATGCAACTTCAGACGAACAACGCAGACTTTATATTGAAGAAATGTTTGAAAGTATGCCGGACAGAGGCGCCTTTCTCTCCGATCAACCGGTGCCTTTGGATGGAACATTCTTTTTGGTGttgataaatcaaaaataa
- the LOC129242448 gene encoding nurim homolog: MVSLKQLLVFLISLVAFVYTFYVVGSFMLFLSRPRNVPKIYVWVFNLLDNKSRLETSYGPMVFDTLYIIGFILQHSCMKSALVKGIMEKMGLAAAERSIYCLTSSLSLHYLVRHWLPAQSIVIWQVDVASSNVLWWTFSLVHAFAWMIIYGGSIIMDLPEILGVKQAYYDMKDYAQPSAYKSFRLRQLYSHVRHPSFVGLSVILWATNLMTIDRLLLALLLTTYMFFAWSTDRSDVAYQRNQFQRKVQELKTE, translated from the exons ATGGTGTCATTAAAACAATTACTGGTCTTCCTAATATCCTTGGTGGCTtttgtatatacattttatGTGGTCGGATCGTTTATGCTTTTCTTGTCGCGTCCTCGAAATGTACCAAAAATTTATGTGTGGGTGTTTAATTTGCTGGACAACAAATCTCGCTTGGAAACTAGTTACGGCCCAATGGTGTTTGACACTCTCTACATAATTGGATTTATATTACAACATAGTTGTATGAAGTCTGCGCTCGTAAAAGGTATTATGGAAAAGATGGGACTGGCAGCAGCTGAGCGATCAATATATTGTCTTACGTCATCGTTAAGTTTACAT TATCTTGTACGACATTGGTTACCTGCGCAGTCCATAGTAATTTGGCAGGTGGATGTGGCGTCTAGTAATGTGTTGTGGTGGACGTTTTCTTTGGTACATGCATTTGCTTGGATGATAATTTATGGAGGCAGCATTATCATGGATCTGCCAGAAATACTGGGAGTAAAGCAG GCTTATTATGACATGAAGGATTATGCGCAACCGTCCGCTTACAAATCATTTAGGCTGCGTCAACTCTATAGTCATGTACGTCATCCGTCTTTTGTCGGATTAAGTGTAATCTTATGGGCTACGAATCTAATGACTATAGACAGATTGTTGCTGGCACTGTTACTGACGACTTACATGTTCTTCGCTTGGTCAACAGATCGTAGTGATGTTGCATATCAACGTAATCAATTTCAGCGCAAAGTGCAGGAGCTCAAAACCGAATAG
- the LOC129242447 gene encoding nudC domain-containing protein 3, producing the protein MMGCLRTDAIFMEILQERKTITGFLDAVFGFLRRKTDFYYIKKDPSEKIGFVKGVREQILFGAMQRYDPECKLNNLVAESTEDDGIYAPPAVEEVEVETEEMHTDLGKDDNSSQQSKDLNTAAAPKLQGTDFAAADYKNGSCFKNYCWSQTLSEVELHVKLPSDLKSAKSISIDVKPDQISVQSRLNLNDILVNGQISNRCKHNDAVWTITDGKLSISLDKTKEIWWEKFFTTEDPIDVKKIDCERYIDELPEDSQAAIHKLRTQQLEQDGMNTEQATTDIDSKDSTLERLRTAWDAEGSPFRGQPFDPSVVKFS; encoded by the exons ATGATGGGTTGCTTACGCACAGACGCGATTTTTATGGAAATTCTACAAGAACGCAAAACAATAACGGGTTTCCTTGATGCGGTTTTTGGATTCCTTCGAAGAAA AACCGATTtctattacattaaaaaagatCCCAGTGAAAAAATTGGGTTTGTTAAGGGCGTACGCGAGCAGATTCTATTTGGTGCGATGCAGCGCTATGATCCGGAATGCAAATTGAATAATCTAGTCGCCGAAAGTACGGAAGACGATGGTATTTATGCGCCCCCTGCTGTGGAAGAAGTTGAAGTAGAAACAGAAGAGATGCATACGGACCTCGGAAAAGATGACAATTCTTCACAACAATCCAAAGACTTGAATACTGCTGCAGCGCCAAAATTGCAAGGCACCGATTTCGCAGCAGCAGATTATAAAAACGGCtcatgttttaaaaattactgTTGGTCACAAACATTGAGCGAAGTAGAGTTACATGTTAAATTGCCTAGTGATTTAAAAAGTGCAAAATCGATTAGCATTGATGTTAAACCCGACCAGATTTCGGTGCAGAGTCGACTTAACCTCaatgatattcttgtaaatgGCCAGATCAGTAATAGGTGCAAACACAACGACGCAGTATGGACGATAACGGATGGAAAACTATCAATAAGTCTGG ACAAAACGAAAGAAATATGGTGGGAGAAATTCTTCACCACAGAAGATCCGATAGATGTGAAGAAAATTGATTGCGAGCGGTACATTGATGAATTGCCAGAAGATTCACAGGCTGCAATACATAAACTACGTACTCAACAACTAGAGCAAGATGGTATGAATACGGAGCAGGCAACGACTGACATCGACAGCAAAGACAGCACTCTTGAGAGATTACGGACAGCGTGGGATGCAGAAGGATCACCATTCAGAGGGCAACCGTTTGATCCATCCGTTGTAAAATTCAGCTAA